The region CGACCTCGCCGTGGGGGTTGACCTCGAGCTCGACGTCGATCGTCGTGCGGGCGAAGTTGGTGCCGTGCTCGAGCGCGTTCTGCCAGGCCTCGTTGGCGGCCATGACGAGGTCGTGGACCTCGTCGCCCTCCGCCCCGGCCTCGCGCAGCCAGCGGGCGGTGAGGCGCCGCAGCGAGACGAGCGCGTCCTCGTCGGGCGAGAGCTTCAGGCGCGCGAGCGGGCCCAGGGCCGGCTCGGCGCGCACCGCGACGAGCGTGACGTCGTCGTCGGCCGCCGCCGCGTCGGTCGCCCTCAGCGCGGCGGCCACCAGGGCCGCGGGATCGCCGCCGCCGGCGCAGGCGTCGCGCAGGCGCGCCAGGCCCGCGTCGAGCCGCTCGCCGCGGCGCTCGACCAGCCCGTCGGTGTACAACAACGCGGTCATCCCCGGCGACAGCGTCGCCACGCGCTCCTCGTAGCGCCACGTGTCCATCACGCCCAGCGGCGGGCCGGCGCCCTCGAAGATCCGGGTCGTCCCGTCCTCTTCGACGACAAGCGGCGGCGGGTGCCCGGCGTTGACGAACCGCAGCGTCCCCGAGTCGATCTCCAGGATCGCGAACAACATGGTGGTCATGAGGTCGGCGCCCAGCGCGGCGTGGTAGCCGTTCATCCGCTCGACCAGCCCGACCGTCCCATGGCCCTCCAGCGCATAGGCGCGCGCGACGCTGCGCAGCTCACCCATCCGCGCGGCCGCGTCCACGCCGTGCCCCGCGACATCTCCTACAACAAGTCCCAGCCGCCCGCCCGGCAGCGCGATCGCGTCGTACCAGTCGCCGCCGACCCGCGTGCCGCCCGCGCCCGGCGCGATGTGCGCCGCCATCGTCACGCCGACGATGTTCGGCAGCCGCTCCGGCAGCAGCGCGCGCTGCAGCGTCGCCGCGATCCGCCGGTCGCGCTCGTCGGTCACCTGGATCAGCAGCTGCTGCGGGACCCCGTGGACGTCGCGAACGGCGGTCACCGACACGCCCACCGGCACCGGCTGCCCATCGACCCCTACAACATGCGCCGTCCACGGCTCGCCGCCGTCGCCGTGCGTGCCCGCCGCCGCCAGCCGCTCGCCCAGCTCCGGGCGGTCGCGCTCGAGCAGCACCTCGCCGATCGGCGCCCGCGCCAGCACGCTCGTCGGCCGCCCGGTCAGGGCCTCCAGCGCCGGGTTGACCTCCAGCGCCAGCCCCTCCAGATCGCACAGCGCCATCCCTGACGGCGACGCCGCGAACGCGTTGCGCACCAGCTCGTCGGAGCGCGCGAGCTGCCGCCGGTGGCGGTCCAGATCGGCGAAGACCTTCACCTTGGACCGCAGCACCAACGGGTCGAACGGCTTCAGCAGGAAGTCGACCGCGCCCGCCTCGTAGCCCGCGAACACCTCCGACACGTCGCTCTCCGCAGCGGTCAGGAAGATGATCGGGACGTCCCTCGACCGCTCCCGCCCCTTGATCAGCTCCGCCGTCTCGAGCCCGTCGATGCCGGGCATCTGGACGTCGAGCAGGATCACCGCGAAGTCCTCGACCAGGACCTCGCGCAGCGCCTGCTCGCCGGAATCGGCCTCGACGACGTCGACCCGCAACGGCTCCAGGACCGCCTGGAGGGCGATCCGGTTCTCGCGCCGGTCGTCGACCAGCAGGATCTTGGGGGGATCGACTTCGACCATCGCTACCGATGCAACCACACTCTCATCAGCGACAACAACTGCTCGACGTCGACCGGCTTGGTCACGTAGTCGCTGGCGCCCGCGCTGATCGACTTGTCGCGGTCGCCCTTCATCGCCTTCGCGGTCAGCTGGATGATCGGCAGCGCGTCGAACCGCGGCATCGCCCGGATCGCCCGCGCGGTCTCGTAGCCGTCCATCTCGGGCATCATCACGTCCAACAGCACCAGGTCGGTGTCGGGCTGCTCGCGCAGCCGCTCGATCCCCTCGCGCCCGTTCTCGGCGAACGCCACCCTCATGCCGCGGGTCTCCAGCGCGCTCGCCAGCGCGAACACGTTGCGGATGTCGTCGTCCACGATCAGGACGCGCTTGCCGTGGAAGACCTGGTCGGCCGTCCGCAGCTTGGCCAGCAGCTTGCGCGTCGGCTGCGGCAGCTGCGTCTCCAGCCGGTGCAGGAACAGCGCGGTCTCGTCGATCAGCCGGTCCGGCGACGCGGCGGTCGCGACGACCAGGTGCGACGCCGCCGCCTCCAGCGCCACGCGCTCCTCGGCCGCCAGCGGCGCCGGGACGTGCAGGACCAGCGGCAGCTCGCGCATCGCCCTGTCGCATTCCAGAGCGATCAGGACGTCAAGCGGCCACTTCGACCCCGGCTGGATCACCAGCACCGCGCAGTCCGCGCCGTCGGAGCGCAGCTGGCCGACCGCGCCTTCCGGCGCCAGCAGCAGCACGTCCACGTCGTCGCCCGCGCCGAGCAGCTCCAGCGTGTCCGCGTCGAGCCCGTCGCCCTCCTGGACCACCGCGAGCCGCTTGACCGACCGCGCCGACATCCGCTCCAGCGCGTGCAGCGCCGCCAGCGCGGCGTGCCCGCCGCCCTCGCCCTCGGCGCCCGCCTCGTCCACGTAGGCCGCCGCGCCCGCGCGCAGCGCGCTCAGCCGGCCGCCCGCCGGGCCGGCGACCACGACCGGGCGGTGGCGCGTCTCCGGATGCGACTTGAGCTGCGCGAGCAGCCGCTCGCCGCGCCCGTCGCCCGCGAAGACCAGCACCGCGTCGGGCCGGTACTCGCGCGCCAGCGCCAGCCCCAGCGGCGTGCGCCGCGCGACCAGCCCCTTCAGGCCGTGCTCGCGCGCGACCGCCAGCGCGCCCTGCGCGTGGCCCGCGTCGTGCGCGATGACCAACAACACGCGGTCGCCGGGCGCGATCGTCCCGCGGTCGTCCTCGACGCCGTCGTAGGGCAGCATCGCCGCGGTCTCGGTGGGCGCCTCGGCCGGCGCGGCCAGCGGCGGCTCCAGCGACAGGCCCGACACCTCGAGACCCTCACCGGTGCGGTGCGCCAGCGGCAGCACCAGCGCGAACGTCGAGCCGCTGCCGACCTCCGACGCCACCCGGATCTCCCCGCCCAGCAGGCGCGAGATCTCGCGGGAGATCGACAGCCCCAGCCCGGTCCCGCCGTACTTGCGCGACGTCGTGCCGTCGGCCTGCTGGAAGGACTCGAAGATCGACGCGAGCTTGTCCTGCGGGATGCCGACGCCCGTGTCGTCGACCCGGAACGAGATCTGCTCGTCGGCGTCGCGCGCGATCGACAGCGACACCTCGCCGGTGTGCGTGAACTTGAACGCGTTGGAGAGCAGGTTGCGCAGCACCTGCTGCAGCCGCTGCTCGTCGGTCACGATCGACCCCGGCAGCTGGTCGTCCAACTTGATGTTGAACGTCAGCCCCTTCTCCTTGGCCATCGGCCGGAACGAGCGCTCGACGTCCTCGCAGACGTCGGCCAGCGCGACCGGGCCGAGGTCCAGCTCCATCTTGCCCGCCTCGACCTTGGACAGGTCCAGGATGTCGTTGATGAGCGCCAGCAGGTCGTTGCCCGCCGAGTGGATGGTGGTGGCGAACTCGACCTGCTGGGGCTTGAGGTTCCCGTCGCCGTTGTCGGCCAGCAGGCGCGACAGGATCAGCAGCGAGTTCAGCGGCGTGCGCAGCTCGTGCGACATGTTGGCCAGGAACTCGGACTTGTACTTGGAGGACAGCGCGAGCTGCGTCGCCTTCTCCTCCAGGCCCGCGCGCGCCGACTCGATCTCGGCGTTCTTGGCCTGCAGCTCGCGGGCCAGCGACTGCGACTGCGCGAGCAGCTGCTCGGTGCGCATGTTCGCCCGGATCGTCGAGAGCACGACGCCGATCGTCTCGGTGATCTGCTCCAGGAACGCGCGGTTGATCTCGCTGATCTGCTGCAGCGACGCCAGCTCGATCACGCCGAGCACCTGGTCCTCGAAGATCACCGGCAACACGATGATGTTGCGCGGCGGCGCCTCCCCGAGGCCGGAGGAGACCTTGATGTAGTCCTCGGGGACGTCCTCGATGATGATCGGCTTGCCCTCGACCGCGGCCTGCCCGACCAGCCCCTGGCCGAGCGAGAAGCGCTCCGGCGCAGCGGCGTCCGGCGTGTAGCCGTAGGCCGCGACGAGCCGCATCTCGGACCGCTGCTCGTCGCCCTCGACGAGGAAGAACGCGCCGTGCTGCGAGGTCACCAGCGGCGTCAGCTCGCTCAGGATCAGCCGCGTGACCTGGGTCAGGTCGCCCTGGCCCTGGAGCATGCCGCCCATCCGCGCGAGGTTGGTCTTCAGCCAGTCCTGCTCGACGTTGATCTGCGTCGTCTCGCGCAGGTTGGCGATCATCTGGTTGATGTTGTCCTTCAGCTCGGCGACCTCGCCGCGCGCGTCCACGGTGATCGACCGCGTCAGGTCGCCCTGGGTCACCGCGGTCGAGACCTCGGCGATCGCGCGCAGCTGCGTCGTCAGCGTGGACGCGAGCTGGTTGACGTTCTCGGTCAGGTCGCGCCAGCGGCCGCGAACGCCCTCGACCTCCGCCTGACCGCCGAGCGAGCCGTCGGTGCCGACCTCGCGCGCCACGCGCGTGACCTCGTCGGCGAACGAGCCGAGCTGGTCGACCATCGTGTTGATGGTGTCCTTGAGCTCCAGGATCTCGCCGCGCGCGTCGACCGTGATCTTCTGCGACAGGTCGCCGTTGGCCACCGCCGTCGTCACCTGCGCGATGTTGCGGACCTGGCCGGTCAGGTTGTCGGCCATCGAGTTCACCGACTCGGTCAGCGACCGCCACGTGCCCGACACGCCCTCGACCTGAGCCTGACCGCCGAGCTTGCCCTCGGTGCCGACCTCGCGCGCCACGCGCGTCACCTCGGCCGCGAACGAACGCAGCTGGTCGACCATCGCGTTGACGGTCTCGGCCAGCGCCGCGACCTCGCCCTTGGCCTCGACCGTGATCTTCTTGGACAGGTCGCCGTTGCCCACCGCTGTGGTGACCTGCGCGATCCCGCGCACCTGCTCCGTGAGGTTCGCCGCCATCGAGTTCACCGACTCGGTCAGCGACCGCCACGTGCCCGAGACGTCCTCGACCTCCGCGCGGCCGCCGAGGCGGCCGTCGGTGCCGACCTCGCGCGCCACGCGCGTCACCTCGGAGGCGAACGAGCGCAGCTGGTCGACCATCGTGTTGATGGTGTCCTTGAGCTCCAGGATCTCGCCGCGCGCGTCGACCGTGATCTTCTTGGACAGGTCGCCCTGGGCCACCGCCGTCGTCACCTGCGCGATGTTGCGCACCTGGTGGGTCAGGTTGTCGGCCATGAAGTTGACGTTCTCGGTCAGGTCGCGCCACGTGCCGCTGACGCCCTTGACCTCGGCCTGGCCGCCGAGCTTGCCCTCGGTGCCGACCTCGCGCGCCACGCGCGTGACCTCGTCGGCGAACGACGACAGCTGGTCGACCATCGTGTTCACGGTCCGCTTCAGCTCGAGCACCTCGCCCTTGACGTCCACGGTGACCTCTTGGGTCAGGTCGCCCTTGGCGACCGCGGTCGTCACGCGCGCGATGTCGCGCACCTGGTCGGTGAGGTTGCGCGCCATGACGTTCACCGAGTCGGTGAGGTCCTTCCACGTCCCCGCGACGCCCGGCACGACCGCCTGACCGCCGAGCCGGCCCTCGGTGCCGACCTCGCGCGCCACGCGCGTGACCTCGTCGGCGAACGAGCGCAGCTGGTCCACCATCGTGTTGATGGTGTCCTTCAGGAGCAGGATCTCCCCGCGCGCGTCGACCTCGATCTTCTGCGACAGGTCGCCCTGCGCCACCGCGGTCGTCACGAGCGCGATGTTGCGGACCTGACCGGTGAGGTTCTCCGCCATCGAGTTCACCGACTCGGTGAGGTCCTTCCAGGTCCCGGACACACCCGGCACCTCGGCCTGGCCGCCGAGCTTCCCCTCGGTGCCGACCTCGCGCGCCACGCGCGTGACCTGCTCGGCGAAGACCGACAGCGTGTCGGTCATCGCGTTGATCGTGTCGGCGAGCGCCGCGACCTCGCCCTTGGCGTCGACCGTGATCTTCTGGGTCAGGTCGCCCTTGGCGACCGCGCCCGCGACCTGGGCGATGCCGCGCACCTGGTCGGTCAGGTTGCGCGCCATGAAGTTGACGTTCTCGGTCAGGTCGCGCCACGTGCCGGAGACGCCGCGCACCTCGGCCTGACCACCGAGCTTGCCGTCGGTGCCGACCTCGCGCGCCACGCGCGTGACCTCGTCGGCGAACGAGCCGAGCTGGTCGACCATCGTGTTGATGGTGTCCTTGAGCTCCAGGATCTCGCCGCGCGCGTCCACGGTGATCTTCTGCGACAGGTCGCCCTGGGCGACCGCGGTGGTGACCTGGGCGATGTTGCGAACCTGGCCGGTCAGGTTGTCGGCCATCGAGTTCACCGACTCGGTCAGGTCGGCCCACGTGCCGGAGACGCCCGGGACCTCGGCCTGGCCGCCGAGCTTGCCGTCGGTGCCGACCTCGCGCGCGACGCGCGTCACCTCGTCGGCGAACGACGAGAGCTGGTCGACCATCGCGTTCACGGTCGTGCCGATGCGGGCGAACTCGCCCTTGACCGGCTGGCCGTCGATCTCCATCGCCATCGACTGCGAGAGGTCGCCCTCGGCGACCGCCACGATCACGCGCGCGACCTCGGTGGTCGGGCGCACGAGGTCGTCGATCAGGCCGTTGACGGTGTCGATGCGGTCGCGGTAGTCGCCCCTGATGTCGGGCTCGAGCCGCGCGCGCTCGGTCATCTTGCCCTCGCGCCCGATCTGGCGGGCGACGCGCTTGAACTCCGCGGTCTGGCCCTGCGAGTGCTCGGCCAGGCGGTTGAACGCGCCCTCGAGCTCGCCGACCAGGCCCCTGCGCCTGGCGGGCAACCGCTTGGAGAAGTCGCCGTCGGCCGCTGCGCTGAGCGCGTCGAGCAGCTTCCGCAGCGCTGCGGGGTCGAGCTCGCCCTGCTCGTCGTCGCCCTTCTTCCGCGAGCGCCCTTCGTCGGCAGCCAGGGTCCCGGCCATCGATCCTCCTTGGGGTGGTGTCGGCCGAGCGCCCCACACAGCGCACGGCCAGAGGCCGCTACCCAGTATGGAGGAGCGTCAAACGACCCGCTGGACCGATGTCCGTCCCCGCGGTGCTGCTACCTACATCTACCGACGCTGCTCCAGCTCGTCGAGACGGCGCTGCGCTTCCTCGGCGCGCTCGTCGTGACGCTCGGCCGCGGTCTGGGACCGCTGGAAGCGGGCCTCGGCGGTGTCGGCGGCCTCGGCGTGAGCGGCGGCCTCGCGCTCGTGGCGGCGGGCTTCCTCCTCGTGCTGCTCGGCGGCGGCGCGGTGCTCGTGAGCCTCCTCCGCGACGCTGCCGGCGCGCGAGACGATCGCGTCGCGCTCCTGCTGGTGGCCGGACAGCTCCCCGGCGATCACCTGGCGCTCGCGCTCGACGCGGGCACGCTCGGCGGCGCGGCGGCGGGAGAGGATCCCGGCACCGATCGCCACGATGACGAGCGCGACGATGATGACGATGATGGCGACCATGGACGGGTTGGTACCCAGATCGGGCCGCCGCGCCACCTCGTCGCTACGTCAGCAGCATGGCCACCTCCGCCGCGCAGCCCCAGGACAGCGTCACGCCGGCGCCGCCGTGGCCGTAGCAGTGGACGATCGTCCGGTCGTTGGTGTGGTCGATCTCGCGCTCCAGCCGGACCGCGGCGCGCCCGGGCCGCAGGCCGACGCCGCGCGACAGGATCGGCGCGTCGCGCAGCCGCGGCTCGAGCGCGATCGCGCGCGCGAGGATCGACCGCTCGGTCGCCGGGTCCGGCGTGGTGTCCTCGGCGTGGCGGTCGGCGGTCCCGCCGAGGACGACGTCGCGTCCGCGCGGGATGATGTAGGTGTCGCCGCCGGGGTTGTCGTCGTCGAGGATCCAGCGGTCGATCCCGGGGTTGGCGACGCGGACGATCTGGCCGCGGATCGCGTAGGGCTCCGGGTCGCCGGGCAGCTCGCGCGCGCCGAGGCCCGTGGCGACGACGACGCGCGGCGCGTCCAGCTCGTCCAGCGACGCGACCCGGCGATCCAGCACCACCTCGGCACCCGCGGCCCGGACCTGGTCGAGCAACCACCCCAAGTAGGTCGGCATCTCGACGACCGGCAGCTCGCAGAACGTCGCCCGGCCGATGGCGGGGTCGGGCGGCAGCTCGTCGGGCGTGGCCTCGCGGTGGCCCGGGACCTCGTCGGCCCAGGCGAGGTCCGGCTGCGGGTCGCGGTGGCACATCACGCCGCCGCGCAGCACGACGCCGGTCGCCGGATCGTCGGCGAGCCGGACCAGCTCGCGCAGCGTCGCGCCGCTCCAGGCCAGGACGCGCTCGGCGGGCGCCGCCTCGTACGGGAACCAGATCGCCGCGGCGACCGCCGACGTCGTGGCGTCCGGCGCGCGGTCGCTGATCACACGCACCCGCGCGCCCGCGCGCGCGAGGGCCAGCGCGCACGTCAGCCCGATCACGCCGGCCCCTACGACTTCAACATCAACATCCGTGCCCGCCATGGGGCGGACCTTACGTCAGCGGATCGCCCGCTCGGTCTCCGGGTCGAAGAAGTGCAGCCGCTCGACGTCGATCACGACCCGGACCCTCTCGCCCGCCCGCACCGGCGCGCCCGGCGGCAGCCGCAGCGTCATCCGCGACAGCGTCTCCGGCACGGCGTCCTCGGCCAGCTCCTCCTGGTCGGCGGTCAGGACGACCGGCGCGTCGACGTCGGCGTGGACCAGCAGGTCCGAGCCGAGCGCCTCGGTCAGCGCGACGTCCAGCTCCAGCGTCCGCCCGGCCACCGGGCCGTTCGGCGACTGCGCCACCGACTCCGGCCGGATCCCGACGACCACGTCCCTGCCTTCGAACAGCCGCAGCGCGGGGCGCGCGGCCCAGACCGCGTCGGTCAGCGCCAGCCGCTGGTGGCCGATGACGACGTCGCCGCCGTCGATCCGCGCGCGCAGCAGGTTCATCGCGGGCGAGCCCATGAAGCCGGCGACGAACAGGTCGGCCGGCTCGTCGTAGAGCACCGCGGGCGGGCCGCACTGGGCCAGGCGCCCGTCGCGCATGACCGCGACGCGATCGCCCATCGTCATCGCCTCGGTCTGGTCGTGCGTGACGTAGACGGTCGTCGTGCCCAGCTCCTGGTGCAGCCGCGCGAGGTAGGCGCGCATCTCGACGCGCAGCTTGGCGTCGAGGTTGCTCAGCGGCTCGTCCATCAGGAACGCCGCCGGGTCGCGCACGATCGCGCGGCCGACCGCCACGCGCTGGCGCTGGCCGCCCGAGAGCGCCTTCGGCCGGCGCTCGAGCAGCCCGGTGATCCCGAGCTTTTCGGCCGCGACGTCGACCCGCCTGGCGATCTCGGCCTTCGCGACGCCCTGCATCTTCAGCGCGAAGCCCATGTTCTCGGCCACCGTCATGTGCGGGTACAACGCGTAGGACTGGAAGACCATCGCCAGGTCGCGGTCCTTGGGCTCGACGTCGTCGACGACACGGTCGCCGATCCGGATCGAGCCGCCCGTGTTCTCCTCCAGCCCGGCGAGCATCCGCAGGGCGGTGGACTTGCCCGACCCGGACGGGCCGACCAACACCATGAACTCGCCGTCGCGGATCGTGAGGTCGAGGTTGGCGACGGCGGTGGTGCCGTCCGGGAACGTCTTGGTGACGCCCGCGAAGTCGATGCTCGCCATCGGGTTCTCCTTAGTCCTTGCGTGCGCGGTCGATGTAGTCGCGGTAGAACAGCGCGCTCGCCTTCGGCGTGCGCGCCTGGCTGTCGAAGTCGACGTGGACGATCCCGAAGCGCTGGTCGTAGCCCTCTTCCCACTCGAAGTTGTCCAACAACGACCAGACGTGGTAGCGGCGGACGTCGGAGCCGTCGGCGATCGCCTGGCCGACCGCTTCGAGGTGGCCCGCGAGGTAGGCGAGGCGCTGCGGGTCGTCGAGGTGGCCGTCGACCACCGCGCCGTCGTCGAACGCCGAGCCGTTCTCGGTGATCATGATCGGCAGGTCCTGGTACTCGGTCCGGACGCGCGCGAGGACCTCGCGCAGGCCGGCGGGCTTGATCTCCCAGCCCATGCCGGTGACCGGGCCGACCGACGTCGCGTCGCGGACGCGCAGCGGCGCCTCGTCGCTGGGCTCGACGCGCATCGGGTTGTAGTAGTTGACCCCGAGGAAGTCGTTGGGCGCCGAGATGATGTCCATGTCGCCGTCCTGCGGCGCGTCGAACGCGGTGCCGGTCTCGCGCTCGTACTGCTGCACCATGTCCTCCGGGTACGCGCCCCGGAACACCGGGTCCAGGAACCAGCGGTTGACGTAGCCGTCGCGGATCCGCGCGGCTTCATGGTGTTCTTCGTCGTCGCGCGCCGGGACCACCGGGAACAGGTTCAGCGCGATGCCGACCTCCGCGCTGTCGGGCAGCGCGGCGCGCAGCGCCTGGGCCGCCAGCCCGTGGCTGAGCAGCAGGTGGTGGCTGACGCGCAGCGCGGTCGGCCAGTCGCGGATCCCGGGCGCCTTGGTCCCGTAGGCGTGGCCCAGGAACGCCGTGCACCACGGCTCGTTCTGCGTGATCCAGGACTCGACGACGCCGCCCAGCTCGGCCCCGACGATCCGTGCGTACTCGGCGAAGCGCAGCGCGGTGTCGCGCTGCGCCCAGCCGCCGGCGTTCTGCAGCGCCTGCGGGAGGTCCCAGTGGTAGAGGGTCGCGACCGGCTCGATGCCGCGCTCGCGCAGGCCCTCGGCCAAGCGCTTGTAGAAGTCCAGCCCGCGCTGGTTGACGGTCCCGTTGCCGGTCGGGAGGATCCGCGGCCACGCGATCGAGAAGCGGTAGGACTCGATCTGCAGCGAGGCCATCAGGTCGAGGTCCTGACGCCAGCGCCTGTAGTGGTCGCAGGCGACGTCGCCGGTGTCGCCGTTGAGCACCATCCCCGGCGTGTGCGCGAACCGGTCCCAGATCGACTCGCCGCGGCCGTCGGCCAGCGTCGAGCCCTCGATCTGGTAGGCCGCGGTCGCCGCGCCGAAGCGGAAGCCCGGCGGCGGCGTGAACGGCTGCGGCTCCGCGGCGGCGCGCGCCGCGGGGGTCGCGTCGGTGGCGCTCATCCCTTCACCGCCCCGGCCGTCAGGCCCTGGACGAGCCACCGCTGGGTGGCGAAGAAGGCGAGCATGACGGGGATCGTGGACACGACGCCGGCAGCCATGAGCTGTGCGTACTCCTCGCTGTAGTTCCCAATGAAGTTGTGGATCCCGACGGGGATCGTCTCGGCCCGGTTCGCCGTGAGCGCGGTGACGAACAGCAGCTCGTCCCACGCCAGCAGGAAGGCGTACACGAACGTCGCGGCCAGGCCGGGCGCGGCGCTCGGGAGCACGATCCGCCAGAACGCGCCGAAGCGCGTGCAGCCGTCGACCATCGCGGCCTCCTCCAGCTCCGGCGGGATCGCCAGGAAGAAGTAGCGCATGAACCAGATCGCGACGGGCGTGAAGAACGCCGTGTAGATGAGGATCATGCCCAGCTGCGTGTCGAACAGGTGGATCGGCGTGTTCTGCTTGAGCCAGATGAACCCGAGGAAGACGGGCAGCAGGAACATCGAGCCGGGGACGAGCTGCGTCCCGACGACGCCCGCGCTGAACGACTTCTGCCCGCGGAACGGCAGCCGCGCGAGCGCGTAGCCGGCCGACGCGGCGAAGGCCGTCGCCAGCACCGACGAGATGCCGCAGATGACGATCGAGTTCGTGAGGTACTTGCTGAAGTCGACCGTCGACCACATCTCGCTGAAGGCCTTGACGGTCGGGTGCAGCAGGTCGTACCTGCCGCTGGCCAGCTGCCCGCGGGTCTGGAGGCTGCTCGCGACCAGCCAGAAGATCGGCGCGAGCATGATGATCAAGATCCCGTAGGTGAGGGCGTTGAGCCCCCAGTTGGTCATGCGCCTGCTGCCGACCATCACGCCATCTCCAAGTCGCGGCGGAACGCCCGGAACCAGAACGCCACCCAGATCAACATCACGAACATCAACAAGGTGCTCGCCGCCGCGCCGAACCCGATCAGGTTGTTGGAGAACGACTGCCGGACGATCAAGGTCATGATCAAGTCGGCGTCGCTGCCCGGGTTGCTGCCGAGCATCACGTAGGGGATCGTGAACTGGTAGGCGGAGTAGATGACGCCGAACAGCAGCTGCACGGCGATCAGCGGTCGCAGCAGCGGGAACGTGATGTAGCGGAACCGGCGCCACGGGCCCGCGCCGTCGATTGCCGCAGCCTCGTGCAGCTCGCGCGGCATCGTCTCCAGCCCGGCGAGGAAGATCAGCATCGCCAGTGGGATCCCGCGCCAGATCGACGGCACGATGATCGCGAACAGCGAGTTGTGACCCAACAACCACGTCGGGCGGTCGTGGAACAGGTGGAGGTAGTCCACCAGGACCTTGTTGATGATCCCGGAGTCCGACTGCCACATGAAGCCCCACAACGTCGCGACGACGAAGCTCGGGACCACGTACGGCGCGAGCATCAGCGTCCGCACCAGCCGGCGACCCGGGAACGACCGCGCGAGGAGGAGCGCGATGCCCAGGCCGCCGGCCAGCGTCCCTGTCACGGTGGCTGCGGTGTAGATGAGGGTGTTGCGCGCCGCGTCGACGAACCCGGAGTGCAGCGGGTTGGCGTCGTCGAACAGGATCGCGTTGTAGTTGTGGAACCCGTTCCAGGGCGCACCGAAGAGCCTGGAGAAGGTGAAGGTGTTGATGTTCTTGAAGCTGAGCGCGAGGCCGCCGAGCGTCGGGATCAGGTGCACGAGCACCATGAAGACCAGCGCGGGGGCGATCAGCCAGTAGGCGAGGTTGCGGCCCCTGCGGCGGCTGCGGCGAGCGCTCGGGGGCGGCGGCGTGGCGGGCGCGTCGCCGGGCTCGCCGTGCACGATGGGTGGCGTCTGTGTGGTCATGCGTCGTCGGTGGAGGCGAAGGGCGCGAGGCATCGTGGCCGGAAGCCTCGCGCCCTTCTGGGGTGGATGGCTAGCCCGCGCTCTGCGCGAGCAGGCCGTCGGCCTCCTTGGCGGCCTTGTCGAGGCCGGACTGGATGTCCGCGTCGCTCAGCCCGCCCTTGCCGGCCGACTGGTCCAGGATCTGCCCGAACGCGTTCTTGTAGGCGTTCTCGACCTGGGCCCAC is a window of Conexibacter woesei Iso977N DNA encoding:
- a CDS encoding ABC transporter ATP-binding protein — its product is MASIDFAGVTKTFPDGTTAVANLDLTIRDGEFMVLVGPSGSGKSTALRMLAGLEENTGGSIRIGDRVVDDVEPKDRDLAMVFQSYALYPHMTVAENMGFALKMQGVAKAEIARRVDVAAEKLGITGLLERRPKALSGGQRQRVAVGRAIVRDPAAFLMDEPLSNLDAKLRVEMRAYLARLHQELGTTTVYVTHDQTEAMTMGDRVAVMRDGRLAQCGPPAVLYDEPADLFVAGFMGSPAMNLLRARIDGGDVVIGHQRLALTDAVWAARPALRLFEGRDVVVGIRPESVAQSPNGPVAGRTLELDVALTEALGSDLLVHADVDAPVVLTADQEELAEDAVPETLSRMTLRLPPGAPVRAGERVRVVIDVERLHFFDPETERAIR
- a CDS encoding GH1 family beta-glucosidase; this translates as MSATDATPAARAAAEPQPFTPPPGFRFGAATAAYQIEGSTLADGRGESIWDRFAHTPGMVLNGDTGDVACDHYRRWRQDLDLMASLQIESYRFSIAWPRILPTGNGTVNQRGLDFYKRLAEGLRERGIEPVATLYHWDLPQALQNAGGWAQRDTALRFAEYARIVGAELGGVVESWITQNEPWCTAFLGHAYGTKAPGIRDWPTALRVSHHLLLSHGLAAQALRAALPDSAEVGIALNLFPVVPARDDEEHHEAARIRDGYVNRWFLDPVFRGAYPEDMVQQYERETGTAFDAPQDGDMDIISAPNDFLGVNYYNPMRVEPSDEAPLRVRDATSVGPVTGMGWEIKPAGLREVLARVRTEYQDLPIMITENGSAFDDGAVVDGHLDDPQRLAYLAGHLEAVGQAIADGSDVRRYHVWSLLDNFEWEEGYDQRFGIVHVDFDSQARTPKASALFYRDYIDRARKD
- a CDS encoding carbohydrate ABC transporter permease, coding for MVGSRRMTNWGLNALTYGILIIMLAPIFWLVASSLQTRGQLASGRYDLLHPTVKAFSEMWSTVDFSKYLTNSIVICGISSVLATAFAASAGYALARLPFRGQKSFSAGVVGTQLVPGSMFLLPVFLGFIWLKQNTPIHLFDTQLGMILIYTAFFTPVAIWFMRYFFLAIPPELEEAAMVDGCTRFGAFWRIVLPSAAPGLAATFVYAFLLAWDELLFVTALTANRAETIPVGIHNFIGNYSEEYAQLMAAGVVSTIPVMLAFFATQRWLVQGLTAGAVKG
- a CDS encoding carbohydrate ABC transporter permease, which produces MTTQTPPIVHGEPGDAPATPPPPSARRSRRRGRNLAYWLIAPALVFMVLVHLIPTLGGLALSFKNINTFTFSRLFGAPWNGFHNYNAILFDDANPLHSGFVDAARNTLIYTAATVTGTLAGGLGIALLLARSFPGRRLVRTLMLAPYVVPSFVVATLWGFMWQSDSGIINKVLVDYLHLFHDRPTWLLGHNSLFAIIVPSIWRGIPLAMLIFLAGLETMPRELHEAAAIDGAGPWRRFRYITFPLLRPLIAVQLLFGVIYSAYQFTIPYVMLGSNPGSDADLIMTLIVRQSFSNNLIGFGAAASTLLMFVMLIWVAFWFRAFRRDLEMA